A section of the Elusimicrobiota bacterium genome encodes:
- a CDS encoding serine protease, with protein MNTRVVLAALLCLTLTADLARAASAPKPRHPAKAAASTSLLKRIADYINSDPVQKAPLAIAVAAVRGGIPTDQGENLDQRLLDRAELLRRTLLAAPSSADEKALKPIYRALAVSQLVQAAGLAPRPAVAQEISSSLKELSASMPEALRSLLKGPVDGLNDKALVAAGWGKYCRELTPAASREAPAAPDMIAAPETARIDETLKSLQDSWSLKSLPQDQEAEAHFLAGQVYVQLAHAEYAGVAAQAASASAAPSEPVVPAAPRLAAPEAMQPVAAGPEFNPRSIYAKASPAVVLIICSDKDGGGELGSGSMLDVSGKVLTNAHVVIRDSTRQPWPVIRVYFKPAKMTGDPQQDLVDPAEAEVLQYDSSLDLALIRTKTAPPRAATLSLGDPEGVSVGDRVAAIGHPEQGGMWTLTTGIVSTVVANLGNVKGKKGFQTDASINRGNSGGPLVDASGNIIGVNTLMSRKAADGLAITGVNYAVRADVAKRWLAQKAGLQLAYAGPAAGAPAAVAMDTPAPAPFLRKSPVLPPAPPPAATVAQNTRVAPPPAAIPSELPMADRSRPLPPPTMREGVTQANRAARTFPYKPPPAAAAKAPPAAPAVKDAQHQTVTESRPYDRDAVIEAQIKEMEDLGEEMHQEIMKRQGSH; from the coding sequence ATGAACACGAGAGTAGTCCTCGCCGCCCTGCTGTGCCTGACCTTGACCGCGGACCTGGCCCGCGCCGCCTCCGCCCCCAAACCGCGGCACCCGGCGAAGGCAGCTGCCTCCACCTCCTTGCTCAAGCGCATCGCCGATTACATCAACTCCGACCCGGTGCAGAAGGCGCCGCTCGCCATCGCCGTGGCCGCGGTGCGGGGCGGCATCCCCACGGACCAGGGCGAGAACCTCGACCAGCGCCTGCTCGACCGGGCCGAGCTCCTGCGCCGCACGCTCTTGGCCGCCCCATCGTCCGCGGACGAAAAGGCGCTCAAGCCCATCTACCGCGCCCTGGCCGTCTCCCAGTTGGTCCAGGCCGCGGGGCTCGCCCCCCGGCCGGCCGTGGCCCAGGAGATATCTTCCTCCCTCAAGGAGCTCTCGGCTAGCATGCCCGAGGCTCTGCGCTCCCTCCTCAAAGGCCCGGTCGACGGCTTGAACGACAAGGCCTTGGTGGCCGCGGGCTGGGGCAAGTACTGCCGGGAGCTGACTCCCGCCGCGAGCCGCGAAGCCCCGGCCGCTCCGGACATGATCGCCGCCCCGGAGACGGCGCGCATCGACGAGACTCTCAAGAGCCTCCAGGACTCCTGGTCGCTCAAGTCCCTGCCCCAGGACCAGGAGGCGGAGGCGCATTTCCTGGCCGGGCAGGTCTACGTCCAACTGGCCCACGCGGAGTACGCCGGAGTAGCCGCGCAAGCGGCTTCAGCCTCGGCCGCGCCGTCCGAGCCCGTGGTCCCGGCGGCGCCCCGCCTGGCCGCGCCTGAAGCCATGCAGCCCGTCGCTGCGGGGCCGGAGTTCAACCCCCGTTCCATTTACGCCAAGGCCTCCCCCGCCGTGGTGCTCATCATCTGCTCGGACAAGGACGGCGGCGGTGAATTGGGCAGCGGCAGCATGCTCGATGTCTCCGGAAAGGTCCTGACCAACGCGCATGTGGTCATCCGCGACTCCACGCGCCAGCCCTGGCCGGTCATCCGGGTCTACTTCAAGCCGGCCAAGATGACCGGCGACCCGCAGCAGGACCTGGTCGACCCCGCGGAGGCCGAGGTCCTGCAGTACGACTCCAGCCTGGACCTGGCCCTGATTCGGACCAAGACCGCGCCTCCGCGGGCGGCGACCTTGTCCTTGGGCGACCCGGAGGGGGTCTCGGTCGGCGACCGCGTGGCCGCCATCGGGCACCCGGAGCAGGGCGGCATGTGGACCTTGACCACGGGCATCGTCAGCACCGTGGTCGCCAATCTGGGCAACGTGAAAGGCAAGAAAGGCTTCCAGACCGACGCCTCCATCAACCGGGGCAATTCCGGCGGGCCCCTGGTGGACGCCTCGGGCAACATCATCGGCGTGAACACCTTGATGTCGCGCAAGGCCGCCGACGGGCTGGCCATCACGGGCGTGAACTACGCGGTGCGCGCGGACGTGGCCAAGCGCTGGCTGGCGCAGAAAGCCGGCCTGCAGCTCGCCTATGCCGGCCCCGCGGCGGGCGCCCCTGCCGCCGTGGCTATGGACACGCCGGCCCCGGCTCCCTTCCTGCGCAAGTCTCCGGTCCTGCCTCCGGCCCCGCCGCCGGCGGCCACGGTGGCGCAGAACACCCGGGTGGCGCCGCCTCCCGCCGCCATACCCTCCGAACTGCCCATGGCCGACCGGTCCCGGCCGCTGCCGCCGCCCACGATGCGCGAGGGCGTGACCCAGGCAAACCGCGCTGCACGGACCTTCCCCTACAAGCCGCCCCCGGCCGCAGCTGCGAAGGCGCCGCCGGCAGCGCCCGCCGTCAAGGACGCCCAGCACCAGACCGTCACCGAGAGCCGGCCTTATGACCGCGACGCGGTCATCGAGGCCCAGATCAAGGAGATGGAGGACCTGGGCGAAGAGATGCACCAGGAGATCATGAAGCGCCAAGGGAGCCATTGA